tccaattaaaataaatttatattttaaaaagggataTACTACTGATATTTTACTATTCTATTTCTGATGACCACTAGCTCAGGTTCTTGCGCTGTACTAACAAGGTCAGGGGCATGGTTTTACTCTAGATGCTCAATTGCTGCTATTTTCCAAAGTCACGAACCTCCGCTGGACTCTGGACAATGCCTTGCACATAACAGCTGTTTGTCAtacagtgtttgtgtgtgttcagttgatAGTAATTGATGTTTGAGTTTGAAAGACTGGCACTGACACTACAGTACCATAtctgtcatttttaaattatacatattaCTGTTTAAATTATGGATCTTACTGTTTATAGATCTtaaagttttaggtttacagcaaaATTGAGTGTAAAGCATGGAGTTCCTATATACCCCTGTCACAGCATACCCACAGCCCCCCTGACTctcaacatcccccaccagattGATGTTTGTGACAGTCAGTTAACCCACATACCATAACTGTTTCGCTGTAGATTATTTTGCTAAACAACTCTACCCTGTACAAGGCAGACACACCTAATGTTGAACTCACCTATAGTAAATTGTATTAGAggattcattccaatcccaaagaaaggcaatgccaaagaatgctcaaactaccgcacaattgcactcatctcacatgctagtaacgctcaaaattctccaagccaggcttcaacaatatgtgaaccatgaacttcctgatgttcaagctggttttagaaaaggcaaaggaaccagagatcaaactgcaaacatccgctggatcgtcgaaaaagcaagggagtttcagaacatctatttctgctttattgactatgccaaagcctttgactgtatggattacaagaaactgtggaaaattctgagagagatgggaataccagaccacctgacctgcctcttaagaaatctgtatgcaggttaggaagcaacagttagaactggacatggaaaaacagacttttccaaataggaaaaggagtacgtcaaggctgtatattgtcaccctgcttatttaacttatatgcagagtacatcatgagaaacgctggactggagggaacacaagctggaatcaagattgctgggagaaatatcaataacctcagatatgcagatgataccacccttatggcagaaagtgaagaggaactagacagcctcttgatgaaagtgaaagaggagagtgaaaaagttggcttaaagctcaacattcagaaaacgaagatcatggcatctggtcccatcacttcatggaaaatagatggggaaacagtggaaacagtgtcagactttatttttctgggctccaaaatcactgcagatggtgatttcagccatgaaattaaaagatgcttactccttggaagaaaagttatgagcaacctagacagcatattcaaaagcagagacattactttgccgactaaggtccgtctagtcaaggctatggttttttctgtggtcatgtatggatgtgagagttggactgtgaagaaggctgagtgccaaagaattgatgcttttgaactgtggtgttggagaagactcttgagagtcccttggactgcaaggagatccaaccagtccattctgaaggagatcagccctgggatttctttggaaggaatgatgctaaagctgaaactccagtactctggccacctcatgggaagagttgtctcattggaaaagactctgatgctgggaggaattgggggcaggaggagaagaggacgacagaggatgagatggctggatggcatcacggactcgatggacgtgagtctgggtgaactctgggagttggtgatggacagggaggcctagtgtgctgcaattcatgcgatcgcaaagagtcggacacgactgagcaactgaactgaactgaactgatactggggTATTCCTACTATTTATGCACGTTTATGATGCTGACAAGAAATCTGAGTCCACCTTTCTTCAGATCCTGCACTTTTTCTGATGTCACAtccttttcttgtttgtaaaATACAATGTTTGCCATTTTCAAGGTGACTTTCTCAAGGAAGCACTTTAAAGTCAATAACAAATCATAAAATGATATATTAATAATTCTAATCACTTTAAAATTAAGACATCAATAGAAAGTAAGAAGCAAAAGTAGCAAGCTTCCAATAATGGGCAGCatttacaatatatacaaatacgaCAAAGGATTAATCTGAAGATTGTATGAAGTCTATCTGTacagcaataaaaaaagagaaataactcaatagaaaagcaggaaaagacattatcatttatttcacagaagaaaatctTGTACCAGTAGGAACAATGATGGCTGCAAATGTTGCAGAGTGGGTTTTCTAGTGGGTAGATGGCATTTCACTACGTGGTAAATGAGGGACCAAGACCAGTGATCTCTCAGGACTGCAGATAAATCTGCTTCCAGACAATAGAGAAAATACACATCCTTCTTTAAAATTCTAGCCAGAAAATAGCACACATTCTTTTCCCTTGGGGAGGGCACGCCACAGAGCCACACCTAGATTAGCAGGAAATGTGGCAGCTGTCTCCCAGAGCCAGCTTCACACTTGGGAAAGAGATCATAAATTCTGGTGGACAGCTAACCATCTCTGCCACAAACATCCCATAAGCATTGGATAAGATGTTCTATGTCATCAATTaccaggaaaatataaaataaaactacaatgagatacaaTTTTCTACTCACCAGAATTGTAAAAACTTGAGAAATTTATTAGTATCAAGTATTATTGAAGAAGTAAAATAATAGGAGCTCTCATACTCAGACaacgaggagggaggagggagtcaggttcaggatggggaacatgtgtatacctgtggtggattcatgctgatgtatggcaaaaccaatacaatattgtaaagtaattaacctccaattaaaataaataaatttatatcaaaaaataaaataaagagattgcaataaaggaaatttaaaacaacaacaaaaataaataaataaataaataaataaaattatagaaatggaaaaaaagctCTAATGGAAAATATTTGACATTTAAAGATTATCAGacaataataattaaattatactgatttaaagctgatttttaaaaaattaatagagtATTTCTTAGAGTAGTTTTTGGTTTAAGAAGAATTGAGCAGAAAATGTCCAGGAACTTCTGCCCGACCCTTACCTAAGCTCCCCAGTTATAAACATCTTACATCCATTTGGTACATTTGTTATGAGTGAACCATCATCGATATATTTTATTAAAGCCCATAGTTATATTTAGAATTCACTCTTTGTGTTGTACAGTTTTAAAATTCTTGACAAATACATCATGACACGTATCCACTGTTATATTATCATATGGAATAGTTTCACTGAACTAAAAATCCCctctcttctgtttatttttctcccacCTCAAACTCTGGACCCCTGATAACCACTGAAATTTTTGTCTTCTCTGCAGTTTGCCTTTTCCAGCATCTTATATAGTTGGAATCCtacagtatgtagtcttttcaAGTTGACTTCTTGGTACAACTATTTCAGAAGATTTAGCAGTGATAATTAAATTGAACATACACATCTACAGTCCAATAACTCTTTTTCTGGGTATATAATTTATGTAATCTCTTGCTTGTACACAATaagtaatgcacaaaaatatTTGTCACTACATTTTCATAATAACATAAtgctgaaaataaacaaaaaagccaTAGAGAATAAAACAGATTAGTGTTTCTTTTATAAGAGATTATAAACAAAagtatacaatgtgatgattttttaaatataaatttatttattttaattggaggtgatgatttaaaatacatatatattgtgaaatgattaccaagaTTAAGATAATTAACACATCTATCACTTCCTTTAGttaatcttttcatgtgtgtactGATAATGCTTGTGAACCATCTTCAGAAACTTTCAAGTATGCAATACCATGTTATTAACTAGCCATCACACTACACTTGGTCCTCAGAACTTATTCTTCTTCAAACTAAAACTGAACCATTTGACCTACATTACCCACTTCCCCCTACACcctgcccctggtaaccaccattctattctctgttCCTATgaaatcagcattttaaaaaagtttccacatataagtgataccatatagcATTTATTGTTGTCTGGTTTATCAAATTttcacattgtacactttaaatatatacaattatatttgtgaaaaaaagccacagaaaaagaaatgtttcaatGAAAGCTTAAAAGATagggattttaaaaatggaacaggaggttgttttaaaagtaaaaatatagtaATATTTTGAGAAGAAATTACAGATAGAATTAATAATAGATTTCTAATTAAGGTCACTCAAAAGATAACTTTTAAATGTATTGTGgaattaaactaaaaaataaaatcataagccaactagaaataatatttttgttatcTTGAGAAGGGGAAAATGCTTTGTTACATAAGGTCTGTAAATTATCCACACCCCCTCACCAAAATAGTGAGAGTTGTGACTACAAAAACTTTTCTTCAGTGTTTGTGGAACAATGAATATCACagaaaaaaggaggggggaaggAAGTGGTAGTTGTGCAGGTATATTTGTAAAATCTTTCCCTCTCTATAATgagcaaaaaaattaaacagagaagAAAGCTATGTGCAAGCTGAAGCAGAGACTGAAGATAGAAGGCCACATCGAGACTCACTAAGAAGTAACTAATCAGAGAGGAAAGGATACTCACATTGTATGTGTGGGATTCAATTAATAGGGAAACAAAGGTTATCCTTATGAAAATGTTCCTCTACTAAGTATATTTCCCAGAGCTCCTTTCATATCCTGATTTCTCAGACTGTAGATAAAAGGATTTAGCATGGGAGTGATCAGAGTGTACAATATGGCCACAATAACATCCTTGTCATTGGAGTTATTAGATGAGGGGAAAAAGTACAGTCCAATAATTGTTCCATAGTACAGAGCCACTACAGAGAGGTGGGACCCACATGTAGACAAGGCTTTGTAGAGTCCCTTAGTAGAGGGGACCCTAAGGATGGTGGCCCCAATGCAACCATAAGAGACCAATATGCATGCAAATGGGAGGGTAATGACTGCCACTCCCACAGTGAGGATAAACAGCTCATTGACTGTGGTATCTGAGGTTGACAGTTTAAGTAAGGTAGCAAGGTCGCAGAAGAAGTGAGGGAGAAGGTTGTCTCCACAGAAAGAGAGACGGGCCAGGAGGAGGGTGTGTAAGATGGCACTAGCAGAGGATAGGACCCAGGACACAATTACTAACAGGAAACACAGGCTCTGACTCATAACTGTGATGTAGTGGAGGGGGTGACAGATGGCCACGTACCTGTCGTAGGCCATTGAGGTGAGAAGAAAGCTGTCAAGACACCCAAGCATTAAGAAAAAATACACCTGGGAAATGCACCCAGCATATGAGATGGATTGACTCTGTGTCTGCATATTCATGAGCATCTTTGGAGTTGTGACTGATGAAAAAGTGATGTCAGTGAAGGCCAAGTggctgaggaagaagtacatgggggtgtgaagGTGAGGGTCCAGCCTGATGACCAGGAGGATGAGCAGGTTGCCCAGCACCGCGATCAGGTACATGCCCAGGAACAGGGCAAAGAACACACCCTGCTGCTCTGGCCGGATGGggagccccaggaggaggaacTCAGACACACTGCTTTGATTTTCCCTCCCCATGGTCTCTTTTGctggagatgaaaaaaaaagagatgaaaatgtgGAAGCATGAGAAATCATTATGACTATCACATAATGAAACATACTTTTGAACAAGTTAGTACATGAATCTTAGCCTGAGTGGCTCATGCTCTTTGCTCCACTAATGGACTAGTGATGGTCTGGATAAAAATGTCCACCTAGAAACCAGCACTATTTCTTTTGGAGAAACCATGTAACATtagaattattattatatcaaATCAGGCTCAAACCTGAGGAGTTCAGGAGTTTATAACAGaaatctgagattattaataGAATATTAGGCTGCATGGCTATGTCAGTAACCAGTTATTAGAAATACTAGTAGAGACTCTACGATTGATCTGTTGGCCTTTCTTAACCTTCTGCATGCCTCTCACACACTTTAGCTTATACTTTGTTTTGTGGATTGGATTAAGATGAgacaacccaatggactgctcTGTATCCCCCAGAAACTGGGATTTGGAGACTTGGTAAAAACATGTAACTGATCAAATGAAGGCACTAAAGACAGGAGTTTTTGTCAATAACATAAAAGATCTAGTGACATACCATGTAATATGATCAGTTCTTCTCTTAAGAGAATGGCTTCCCATTCCTCAGCATTTTCAATCTGCCATCATTCTTTGTAGAGAGATTTTCATGggacatggaggaaaaaaaacagttTCCCTTTTAAATTCCAAACTTATTCCCTCGATTCTAACCAGATTATTTTATTCAAGTTTTCAAAacatcagtaaataaataaataaatttaatttaatttaatttaaaaaatcagtaaatgcTTTGGCTTTTTCCAATCATGTCCTGGgtctgccccccccccaaaaaaaaagctcATCTTAAGTATCTGGCAGATATAATTTACTGAATAACTTTCATAGTCCTAACCTAGGTTTTATGCCAGTGATTCATAACTGATATTTCCTTGTTGTATTCTAACACTTTgctaaaattatcatttttctttcttcttcatgtcAATTCAATTTGCTCATGGGAATGTTCATGAAATAATAGAGCAAGAGAACGTGGCGGTCCGttgactaaaaaataaaattcgcATACTATATAAGCACATGTACTCTAAAGCTCTCTGTCTCTTTGGAAGCTGAGAAAGTATCTCACAACAGAACTCATCTTTCCTGCTGGGGGTTAACTGAAGTTTGCATTATCTACCAATTCTCCCAATTTGACTCAAGTTATCTCTACAATGTCTATATTCCTCAATTTATTGCATTTAAAAATCCTATTTACTTAATATTATTACCTGAGATGAATTACACATTCAGTGTTGCTAATTATTACTATGCTAATACTAATCAGTTTATCGCAATAAAAGTGCCAACTAGCTGTCTAtgggcatttagattgtttctaatGTTTTACCATTTCCAATGATACCTCACTAGTAACATTGTTCAAATGCCTTTTTCACATTAGCTTATATAtctgtaggataaattcctagaaatgctATTGGAGGCTATATAAATTCATGatagtaatcagttcagttcagtcactcagtcatgtccgactctttgcgaccccatgaatcgcagcatgccaggcctccctgtccatcaccaactcccggagttcactcaaactcacatccatcgagtcagtgatgccatccagccatctcatcctctgtcatccccttctcttcctgcccccaatccctcccagcatcagagtctttttcaatgagtcaactctttgcatgaggtggccaaagtactggagtttcatctttagcatcattccttccaaagaatacccaggactgatctcctttaggatggactggttggatctccttgcagtccaagggactctcaagagtcttctccaacaccacagttcaaaagcatcaattcttcagcgctcagctttcctcacagtccaactcttacatccatacatgactactggaaaaaccatagccttgactagacagaactttgttggcaaagtaatgtctctgcttttgaatatgctgtctaggttggtcataactttctttccaaggagtaagcgtcttttaatttcatggctgcaatcaccatctgcagtgattttgttaaATTACAAGCTGAGGTGATAAGGAAGTCTATTCTTACAGGTTCTTTAAAGTGAATTCTAGATAATAAAAATCCTGTTGAATAAAGCTTATAAAAATAGGCTTTGTAGTTATGTTGGATAATACAGGACTATGGTGTTTGAGGAATAGGTAAGATTCAGCACAGTCAAATtagtaaaaaataagtaaaaaatccaaatgcaaaagaatgaaattggaccctcAACCTAACACCAggtacaaaaattaacttgaaacggatcaaagacctaaatgtaagagcttaactctaaaactcttaaaagaaaataaataaatgttcatgATCTTGGATAGGTCATGGTATTTTAGACAAGACaccaaaagcagaaacaacaatagaaaaaataaactggacttcataaaaaaaaaaagagtgttagTAAGAATTTTAATAGGAGGCTATTTATTGCAGTAGTTCAGGTACAAAAGAATACCTGCTTACACCTGGATCATAACAGCAGAGATGAAGATCATCACAGATTTAGGATAAAATTTAGAGGAAAAGCCAAAAAGACAACAATGAGGAAGAAAGATATTTAAGAAGAGATATAGTTTTCCCTATCCTCTCAAAGATTGGCTAGAGGATCAGTTTGAGATAAATTATTTTACATGGAACTGTCTGCTATATGCTGGTGAGAAAAGTGGTAGAACTACAAGAGGGATCAATAATACacactggacacacacacacacacaaacatatgtatCACAGCTCTGCATAAATTCTACTCCCACTGTTGCCTCTTAGGTGGTGAGCACATATACCTTCAGCTACAAGGCATGGGAATGTTCTTCCATTTC
This region of Ovis canadensis isolate MfBH-ARS-UI-01 breed Bighorn chromosome 3, ARS-UI_OviCan_v2, whole genome shotgun sequence genomic DNA includes:
- the LOC138438047 gene encoding olfactory receptor 1J21-like, with translation MGRENQSSVSEFLLLGLPIRPEQQGVFFALFLGMYLIAVLGNLLILLVIRLDPHLHTPMYFFLSHLAFTDITFSSVTTPKMLMNMQTQSQSISYAGCISQVYFFLMLGCLDSFLLTSMAYDRYVAICHPLHYITVMSQSLCFLLVIVSWVLSSASAILHTLLLARLSFCGDNLLPHFFCDLATLLKLSTSDTTVNELFILTVGVAVITLPFACILVSYGCIGATILRVPSTKGLYKALSTCGSHLSVVALYYGTIIGLYFFPSSNNSNDKDVIVAILYTLITPMLNPFIYSLRNQDMKGALGNILSRGTFS